Proteins encoded in a region of the Dehalococcoidales bacterium genome:
- a CDS encoding ATP-dependent Clp protease ATP-binding subunit, with product MANRFEKFSERARRVLTLAQEEAQSLNHSYIGTEHILLGLVREEEGVAAKVLINLGVGLSKVRASVEFVTGRGDKPGATETGLTPRARRVIELAIDEARYLGHNYIGTEHLLLGLLREGEGIAFGVLDSLGITIDRARTEVERILSQTPPKSKTTRSVSRTPVLDQLGINLTEAARSGKLDPVIGRAKEIERVIQILSRRTKNNPALIGEPGVGKTAIVEGLAHRIVAGDVPETLEDKRLVTLDIGAVVAGTKYRGEFEERLRKIIDEIRTDGNCVLFIDEFHTMVGAGAAEGAVDAANLLKPALARGELQCIGATTLDDYRKYVERDAALERRFQPVLVEEPTIDEALEILNGIKERYEEHHHLAISDEALNSAVTLAARYIPDRFLPDKAIDLIDEAASRVRIRHRTIPMTIKDARRLEDSVHRDKDAALTTQQYDYAAELRQRELQLEEKIKKLEAEWKAEQEQNKPVVTTEDIAEVVSMWMGIPVVQLAEDETARLLDMEEVLHQRIIGQDEAISMVARAVRRARAGLKDPSRPIGNFIFLGPTGVGKTELVRALAEFMFGSEETLIRLDMSEFMEKFAVSRLVGAPPGYVGYEEGGQLTEAVRRKSYCCILLDEIEKAHPDVFNILLQIFDDGHLTDAKGRRVDFRNSIIVMTSNIGAELIRKGSTIGFAVSSDEAKNRQQDYERMKDKLLGELKKTFRPEFLNRIDGVIVFHPLNKEHIRKIVDLMLAVVTERLAEKSIKLEVTDAAKDFLGEKGYDEVFGARPLRRVIQDMVEDKLSEGLLSGKFQAGDTAVVDLENGGIVVHPAIVGATPGEGKT from the coding sequence ATGGCCAACAGATTTGAAAAATTCTCGGAACGAGCCCGCAGAGTCCTTACCCTAGCGCAGGAAGAAGCCCAGAGCCTTAACCACAGCTATATTGGGACTGAGCATATTCTGCTCGGTCTGGTGCGTGAAGAAGAAGGGGTAGCCGCTAAGGTTCTGATCAATCTGGGCGTAGGCTTGAGTAAAGTACGTGCTTCGGTGGAGTTTGTTACCGGGCGTGGTGATAAGCCCGGCGCTACTGAGACCGGCCTGACGCCTAGAGCCAGACGGGTTATTGAGCTGGCCATCGACGAGGCACGCTACCTCGGCCATAATTACATCGGAACAGAACACCTTCTGTTAGGTCTGTTGCGTGAGGGAGAAGGGATAGCCTTCGGCGTGTTGGACAGCCTGGGAATTACTATCGACCGGGCGCGCACCGAGGTGGAGCGCATTCTCAGTCAGACCCCGCCTAAGTCCAAAACGACCCGCAGTGTCAGCCGGACTCCTGTCCTGGATCAGCTGGGCATCAACCTTACTGAGGCAGCCCGATCCGGTAAGCTCGACCCGGTTATCGGCCGGGCTAAAGAGATTGAGCGGGTAATTCAAATCCTCAGCCGCCGTACCAAGAATAATCCGGCCTTGATTGGCGAACCAGGAGTGGGTAAAACGGCAATTGTTGAGGGGCTGGCCCACCGTATTGTTGCCGGGGATGTCCCGGAAACACTGGAAGATAAACGTCTGGTTACGCTGGATATCGGAGCGGTGGTTGCCGGAACAAAATACCGCGGCGAGTTCGAAGAGCGCCTGAGGAAGATTATTGACGAAATAAGGACCGACGGCAACTGCGTGCTATTTATCGATGAATTCCATACTATGGTAGGCGCCGGGGCGGCTGAGGGGGCAGTGGATGCGGCTAACCTGCTGAAGCCGGCACTGGCCCGGGGCGAACTACAGTGTATCGGAGCGACCACTCTTGATGACTACCGGAAATATGTTGAACGTGATGCCGCTCTTGAACGCCGCTTCCAGCCGGTTTTAGTAGAGGAGCCCACCATTGATGAAGCCCTGGAGATCCTCAATGGCATTAAGGAGCGCTACGAAGAGCATCACCATCTGGCGATAAGTGATGAGGCGTTGAATTCAGCCGTGACGTTAGCCGCTCGATATATACCTGACCGTTTCCTGCCGGACAAGGCTATCGACCTTATCGATGAAGCAGCATCCAGGGTCAGGATCAGACACAGGACTATTCCGATGACCATTAAGGATGCCCGCCGCCTTGAGGACAGCGTACACCGGGACAAAGATGCCGCCTTAACTACTCAGCAATATGATTATGCTGCTGAACTACGCCAGCGTGAACTTCAACTTGAGGAGAAAATAAAAAAGCTGGAGGCGGAGTGGAAGGCTGAGCAGGAGCAGAACAAGCCGGTGGTGACCACAGAGGACATCGCTGAGGTAGTGAGTATGTGGATGGGTATCCCGGTAGTACAACTGGCTGAAGACGAGACTGCACGCCTGCTTGATATGGAAGAAGTGTTGCATCAGCGTATCATTGGTCAAGATGAGGCAATCAGTATGGTGGCTCGGGCGGTAAGGAGAGCAAGAGCCGGGCTCAAGGATCCCAGCCGACCGATAGGCAATTTCATCTTTCTGGGGCCGACCGGAGTCGGCAAGACGGAACTGGTCAGAGCCCTGGCTGAGTTCATGTTTGGTAGCGAGGAGACCCTCATCAGACTTGATATGTCGGAGTTTATGGAGAAGTTCGCCGTATCCCGTCTGGTCGGAGCGCCGCCGGGATATGTCGGCTATGAAGAAGGCGGCCAATTGACCGAGGCGGTCAGACGCAAGTCATATTGCTGCATCCTGCTCGATGAGATTGAGAAAGCCCACCCTGACGTGTTTAATATCCTGCTCCAGATATTTGATGACGGTCACCTGACCGATGCCAAAGGGCGGCGTGTCGACTTTCGCAACAGCATTATCGTGATGACCAGCAACATTGGTGCCGAGCTTATCAGGAAAGGCTCTACCATCGGTTTCGCCGTCAGCAGTGACGAGGCGAAGAACCGCCAGCAGGACTACGAGCGGATGAAAGACAAGTTGCTCGGGGAACTGAAGAAGACCTTCCGTCCCGAGTTTCTCAACCGGATTGATGGGGTAATCGTATTCCATCCCCTGAATAAAGAACACATTCGGAAGATAGTTGATTTAATGCTGGCGGTAGTAACCGAACGACTGGCTGAGAAATCAATCAAGCTCGAGGTAACTGACGCCGCCAAGGATTTCCTGGGCGAGAAGGGATATGACGAGGTCTTCGGGGCGCGACCACTGCGACGGGTTATTCAGGATATGGTAGAGGACAAACTCTCGGAAGGCCTGCTGAGCGGCAAATTCCAAGCCGGAGATACCGCTGTAGTCGACCTGGAAAACGGG
- the rsmG gene encoding 16S rRNA (guanine(527)-N(7))-methyltransferase RsmG: protein MTIMESLEAGAGRLGLQLSAKQLEQFHTYWEEMVEWNRRVNLTSITGYQEVQTKHFLDSLTVYLAWPPSRANATTRIIDVGTGSGIPGIPLKIVFPGVCLVLLEATGKKAAFLHHISNRLMLADVEVVTGRAEDTAQQRRYRDSFDIVVSRAVAPLVTLAELALPFCKVGGRFIAQKKGALVPEISRAERAIKLLGGRLREVINIELEEFPDDRQLVVIDKELATPGAYPRRPGIPSKRPLS from the coding sequence ATGACAATTATGGAAAGCCTGGAAGCCGGGGCTGGAAGATTAGGGCTTCAGCTTAGCGCGAAGCAACTCGAGCAGTTTCATACCTACTGGGAGGAGATGGTAGAGTGGAACCGGCGTGTGAACCTTACCAGTATAACCGGTTATCAGGAGGTGCAAACCAAACACTTCCTTGATTCTCTCACAGTGTACCTGGCCTGGCCGCCGTCAAGGGCTAACGCTACCACACGTATTATTGATGTCGGCACTGGCAGCGGGATACCGGGAATACCTCTTAAGATCGTGTTCCCCGGGGTATGCCTGGTGCTGCTTGAGGCTACCGGGAAAAAGGCGGCCTTTCTGCATCATATCAGTAATAGGCTGATGTTGGCCGATGTTGAAGTAGTTACCGGCCGGGCGGAAGATACTGCCCAACAAAGACGATACCGGGATAGTTTCGACATTGTGGTCTCCCGCGCTGTAGCTCCTCTGGTCACCCTCGCTGAGCTAGCCCTGCCCTTCTGTAAAGTTGGCGGCAGATTTATCGCCCAGAAGAAAGGGGCCCTTGTCCCGGAGATAAGCCGGGCGGAACGAGCAATCAAACTGCTGGGGGGAAGGCTGCGAGAGGTTATCAATATTGAACTTGAGGAGTTTCCCGATGATCGGCAGCTGGTAGTAATTGATAAAGAGCTGGCGACGCCCGGAGCTTATCCCCGCCGCCCCGGTATTCCGTCAAAGCGACCGCTATCTTAA